From Chryseobacterium gallinarum, one genomic window encodes:
- a CDS encoding fatty acid desaturase family protein — translation MEKPIYLKDPEDAKLFNELRKKVNQRVEAIPENRDIYIQIKAVILPLSYVGLYLLAVLNAEKHWLYILSFILMGIFLVLIYLNLIHEAAHNNIYKSKKLNWLVLHIFDFVGANSYIWKKRHIVSHHAYPNVDGWDTDIEQSGLLLIVPWIKAKGIQKYQHKFFFLVYPLYLFNWMFIRDFRDFFDKDRVILKTQGSIPVVEKIKMVGYKLFYFFYQIVVPVVFFKVSIGLALGAWFLQVISASIFALFVLLPLHPLPDNAFPKLSKDNGLPFSWLRHQLEVTNDLKENNWLVRNVLGNFNFHVAHHLFPNYSYMYYNEITEEIEKFAKEHGLAYKRFPLMTALSKHRDLLKQNANNAYYILEE, via the coding sequence ATGGAAAAGCCGATTTACTTGAAAGATCCAGAAGATGCTAAACTGTTTAATGAATTAAGAAAGAAAGTGAACCAACGTGTAGAAGCCATTCCTGAAAACAGGGATATTTATATTCAGATCAAAGCAGTTATTCTGCCGTTGAGTTATGTTGGGTTATATTTATTGGCTGTTTTAAATGCAGAAAAGCATTGGCTTTATATATTGAGTTTTATTCTGATGGGAATCTTTCTGGTCCTGATTTATTTAAATCTAATTCATGAAGCAGCTCATAATAACATCTATAAAAGCAAAAAACTGAACTGGCTGGTCTTACACATCTTTGACTTCGTAGGGGCCAATTCCTACATCTGGAAAAAAAGGCATATTGTAAGTCACCATGCATATCCTAATGTGGATGGATGGGATACAGATATAGAGCAAAGCGGTTTGTTATTAATCGTTCCATGGATCAAAGCCAAAGGGATTCAGAAATATCAGCATAAGTTTTTCTTTTTAGTATACCCGTTGTATTTGTTCAACTGGATGTTTATAAGAGACTTTAGAGATTTCTTTGATAAAGATAGAGTGATTTTAAAAACACAAGGCAGCATACCTGTTGTAGAAAAAATAAAAATGGTGGGTTATAAACTATTTTACTTTTTTTATCAGATTGTAGTTCCTGTTGTGTTCTTTAAAGTATCAATAGGCTTAGCATTAGGAGCCTGGTTTTTACAAGTGATATCAGCAAGTATCTTTGCTTTGTTTGTGCTTTTGCCTTTACACCCGCTACCGGATAACGCTTTTCCGAAATTAAGTAAAGATAACGGACTTCCGTTTAGCTGGCTTCGTCACCAGCTGGAAGTGACTAATGATTTAAAAGAAAATAACTGGTTGGTAAGAAATGTATTGGGGAACTTTAATTTCCATGTTGCCCATCATCTTTTTCCCAATTACAGTTATATGTATTATAATGAAATCACGGAGGAAATTGAAAAATTTGCCAAAGAACATGGGCTGGCGTATAAAAGATTTCCGTTGATGACTGCTTTAAGCAAGCATAGAGATTTATTGAAGCAGAATGCCAATAATGCCTACTATATTTTAGAAGAATAA
- a CDS encoding homocysteine S-methyltransferase family protein produces MTNIESLNKALNERILVLDGAMGTMLQRYKFEEEDYRGERFKDWKYPVKGNNDLLSLTQPQAIEEVHKKYLEAGADIIETNTFSGTTIAMADYHMEELVYELNYESAKIARKACDEYTAKNPDKPRFVAGSIGPTNRTASLSPDVNDPGYRAITFEELRVAYKQQCEALLDGGSDILLVETIFDTLNAKAALFAIDELQEERGIEIPIMVSGTITDASGRTLSGQTAEAFLISVSHLNLLSVGFNCALGADQLTPYLETLAHNSEFYVSAYPNAGLPNAFGKYDETPEDMARQIKEYVEKGLINIIGGCCGTTPEHIKAIADLVEKYEPRKLRKLV; encoded by the coding sequence ATGACCAATATAGAATCACTAAACAAAGCCCTTAATGAACGTATCCTCGTCCTCGATGGGGCAATGGGTACCATGCTTCAGCGGTACAAGTTCGAGGAAGAAGATTACCGTGGTGAACGCTTCAAAGATTGGAAATATCCGGTGAAAGGAAATAATGACCTGCTTTCCCTGACACAGCCTCAGGCTATAGAAGAAGTTCATAAAAAATACCTGGAGGCCGGTGCCGATATCATTGAAACCAATACATTCTCAGGAACTACGATTGCCATGGCAGATTATCACATGGAAGAACTCGTTTATGAGCTGAACTATGAATCCGCAAAGATTGCCAGAAAAGCCTGTGATGAATATACAGCAAAAAATCCTGATAAACCAAGATTCGTAGCAGGATCTATCGGACCTACCAACAGAACGGCAAGCTTAAGTCCTGATGTTAACGATCCGGGATACAGAGCTATTACTTTTGAAGAATTGCGGGTAGCATACAAACAGCAGTGTGAAGCTCTGTTAGATGGCGGCTCTGACATCCTTTTGGTAGAAACCATCTTTGATACACTCAATGCTAAAGCAGCTTTATTTGCGATCGATGAGCTACAGGAAGAAAGAGGAATTGAAATTCCTATCATGGTTTCAGGAACAATAACCGATGCCTCAGGAAGAACATTGAGCGGACAAACAGCAGAAGCCTTTCTCATTTCGGTTTCCCATCTGAATTTATTAAGTGTGGGATTCAATTGTGCATTGGGAGCAGATCAATTAACACCTTACCTGGAAACACTAGCCCACAATTCAGAATTCTATGTTTCAGCCTATCCCAATGCAGGCTTGCCCAATGCATTCGGGAAATATGATGAAACACCGGAAGATATGGCAAGGCAGATTAAGGAATATGTAGAAAAAGGTTTGATCAATATTATCGGAGGATGCTGCGGAACAACTCCCGAACATATAAAAGCAATTGCTGATCTGGTAGAAAAATATGAGCCGAGAAAATTGAGGAAATTAGTATGA